ctcagttgttgctattatgacttgctgagctagttagctcactcttgcaaacctttttatgttttcaatagttgaaaaggAAATGGTTGGAAACGAGGATTTTCAgaccagtgtgcgagctaggattccaggataagTTGGAACGAGATAGCAGGAACTTTACGTTTAGTTTTGAGTTATTTAAGCTTGCAAGAATGATTTCagtatcagttgtaagttaagcTAGTTGGGATTTGctacgatgtaataaaagttaaggttgtggcttgttttcagactttaacctgttgtggtccttggttatggtaagtagggtctttaCATACATTACTTTCATAAGTcggtttatatattgtgtgtgtgttgtgaaccccaaacttctgactcgggtttggagggcgtgacatcaataagtcattatacttatcgagatgacacttctctatagaacaaactggagatctcgacatacttctcaaaTATAGAATGCAGACAAATTCTAGATTCAatattatcagtcaacaaatgatctatcaactagattgaaaagtctacaaagcagctggaagaatacaatatcaagggccaagattaactggacaaatgatggtcacagacctgcaagattttATACAGATTTGCTAAGATATAAATGGAAAGAGAAAAAGGTTGATTTaaaaagtagtttagtacattttagtgcaagtcttgtaaacccgtgctgctaaTTTCTAAAGCATGCACTAGTCCTTAGTTCAATGTAACAAAACAGATcaaattttcttgtattctctcaaggaagaagcttagttcttattatcttaagaacccaaaatttgtagcaagacaaacttaattaatacaaataaagtgagttttgaaatactgTATTTGTTTGTTATTTCTGTGAATACAATACCTCTGCAAAatataaactgctttgttcacctaaaatccaaacatgtttaaaaatgctaaaaattcAAGAAATATATTCACTCCCCTGTGTTGCATCAATATCTAACATTGCCTATGAACACTCCGACAATAAAATATTATTGTGTGAAAATAAAACACTTTATATTCTTCATATGACATTAAGTGttcataaatacatataaaatttCACGGAAAGCCGTATTCGATGAAAGTCATATTCATTAAAAGTCGTATGTTACGTGCATAGTTATATGTAATATCACGTAACTAATACAAggataataattaaattaataatattacaAGGATAATAGAataaaaggattaaaattagataatGATTAGGATaataaaattgaattagactgatgggcctaaaatttggatcagattttaatatggataacttATAGATTAAAATGGAGgtttttgtatcgttataaatacattcTATTCATTTTCCCCGTCTTTAATATCAAAATTTGTAGGCCTTTCTCTCTCAAaaatcagcaatcttgtaaaatttgtAGAAAATTCACGTAAGTCATAATTCATTGGTTCTGGACTTTTTATAGAGGAAATCAAATATCCTGACTGGTTGGCCAATGTGGTGGTAGTCAAGAAGTCCAACGGGAAGTGGAGAATGTGCGTGGACTACACGGATCTCAACAAGGCATGTCCGATGGACCATTACCCATTTCTCAGTATCGACCAATTAATAGACGCCACGGTCGGGTATCAAGTACTTAGCTTTCTTGATACCTTTTATGGTTACCATCAAGTTGCTATAAATGATAAAGATGTGCCAAAGACATCATTTATAAATCCGAAGGGAACTTATTCATACATCAAAATGCCCTTCTGACTTAAGAACGCTGGAGCCATATTTCAGCGCATGGTCAACAAAGTATTTAAAGAACAGATTGGCCGAAATATTAAGCCTATGTGGATGACATGAATGTTAAGTCCATGTTCAAAGATCATGCTGAATACCTGAGAGAGTGCTTTGAAACTCTCTGGAGGAGTAATATGAGAATAAATCTGAATAAGTGCACATTCGGAGTAGCAAGTGGTAAATTTTTGGGCTATATGGTCAGTGCCCGAGGAATAAAGGAGAAACCTGAAAAAATACAAGCTGTTATCGACATGAAATCCCCAAAGTGTGTCCGAGACATTCAAAAGCTGACGGGCCGATTGGAAGCCCTTCGACGCTTCATCTCAAGGTTGGTCGAGAAGGCACTACCTTTATTTGCCGTTATCAAAGGGCCGAAGAATTTTGAGTGGGGGCCCGAATGCTAGAAGGCGTTCGAAGAAGTAAAAGAGTATCTTCACTAAGGTTTCACTCTAATAAGACCAGATTCGAAGGAAACTCTTTAGCTCTATCTAGCCATTTTCGACCGAACTCTTGGGGCTGTTTTGGTAAAGAATCACAAGGGAAATCATCATCCTTTCATCTATGTCTCTTATGTATTGAAGGATGCAGAAACAAGGTACCCCAATGCCGAGAAATTCGTATATGGCCTGGTCATGGCCTCCAGAAAATTATGACACTACTTTTATATCCGAACGGTATAAATCATTACCGACCAACCACTTAAAAATATCTTGGCAAGGCCGGAAGCCTCGGGAAGGGTTGTAGCTTGGTCCATCGAGCTTAGTGAATACGATCGTGAGTTCATTCTGCAAACAACAATTAAGGCTCAAGAACTGGTAGACTTTATGATCGAATGTAAATTCTCAAGGCCGAAGGACCTTGTACTCGAAGAACAACTCATTCAGACCCTTGGAAAATGGAAATTTTTTGCGGATGGTTCGGTCACCGGGAAGAAGTGTGGAGCGGGGCAAATTCTCTCCAGTCTCGACGGGTTTGAAATCTGCAAGCCATTCAATTTAATTTTTCACTCAccaacaatgaggcagaatatgaagctctccTGGTCGGGATAGAACTAGCTCGAAGCCTCGAAGAGAAGCACCTAAAAGCATTCAGCAACTTCATATCGGTGGTAAAACATTTTTCGGGAGAGTATGAGCTAGGGGATCCCCGAATGAAGGCTTACACTATGAAGGTACGAGAAACTTCCCTAGCATTCAAAACTTTTGAATTAAGTCATATAGGAAGGGAGAATAACGGTCGGACAGACGCTCTATCCAGGATAGCTTTGGCCGAGACACGAAGTTTAACTAGCTATTTCTATCTCACCGAAGTCAAGACGCCTTCGATCGAAAGAAAATAATGCCTATAAATACATCAAGGGGCCAACTGGATAACCCCCATTCGAACATATCTGGAAAATGGAATCCTCCCCCTGAACCGAAAGGAAGCCCTAGAGATTAAGTATAGGGAGGTAAGCTACACTGTTATCAATGGGAAACTATATCCCTGGTCAGCAACTCAACCCCTCTTAAGGTGTTTGAATCCCAAAGAACAGAAACATGCTTTGGAAACAGTACACGAGGGTATTTGTGGAGAATATCTAGCTGGTTGgtctctaacttttaaaatcctTTGCCAAGGATTCTTTTTGCCGACTTTGCGAGTCGATGAGAGTGAATATGCTAAGAAATGCAAGCAGTATCAACTGTTCGCTACAGTTCTGAAACAACCTTCAGAAAAAAATGGTTTCAGTTCTCAGCCCCATACCTTTCGCAATATGGGCCATAGTCTTTGTTGGCATTCTACCTACTAGCACAAGACATGCAAAATATTGCATCATTATCATTAACTACATGACAAAGTGGGTTGAAGCCAAGCCACTGTCTGCCATAACCGAAGAAGTAGCTAGAAAATTCTTCCTTGAGCAAATCATTTTGAGATTCAGAATCCCGAAGGTATGTATTAGGACAACGGCACACAATTCGTGGGAAATTAATTCAGAAAATTTCTGTATAATTGTGGGGTCTAATAGAAGTTTAGTTCAGTTTCTCATCTCCAAGGCAATGGGGCGGTCGAGGCAGCTAATAAGGTGATTTTCCAAGGTATTAAAAAGAGATTGGGCGAAGCTAAGAGAAGATGGGCAGAAGAGTTACCATGGGTGCTGTGGGCTTGCCGAACGACACCCAGATCATCTATCAGGGAAACCCCTTTCAGATTAGCCTATGGAACAGATGCCTTGGTACCAGTTGAAGTGGGTCTAGAAACTTACCGAACGGAGATTTATGAAGTGGAAGTCAACCACTTCAGTATAAGGGCGAGGGTAGACCTGCTAGAGGAAGAAAGAGAAgcagcccaccaaaataatataaaatatctATTACAGGCCGCACAATACTACAATTTTGGCATTAAGAAAAGGCCATTTGGGATTGGTGACTTCGTCCTAAGGGAGATATATGCGTCTATACCAATGAAGCAGGGAAAGCTTCAGCCGAACTGGGAAGACCCTATAAAGTAATAGAGGTCGTTCGTCCTGGGACTTACAAGTTGAAAACATCGACTGAAGAGGCAATCAAGAACACTTAGCATCTTAGCTTCCTTCAAAATTATGTGTGTTTGATTCGCCCTTTTTCAAAGGGTTTGCCTTGTGTCATTAAAAGTAGAAATATTGTTCATTCATCTTTTTTGAGGGAGGAATGAATGGCTTCTTATTCGGGATTGCCCCTATACAAGGCCTCATTCATTCCTTCGGTCAAAAAAAGTACTTGTAAAAAATCTTAATGTAGACTTTAGCACTAAGGACGAAGGGGGATGTCTCTTTCAGGATTGCCCCTTAACACTTGGGGCAAATCAATGTCTAAAAACTGCAAGGCAAATATTCAAAGCTGAAGATGCAGTGTGAACGacaaatgcaaaactgttaaggcAAAAATAAAGCCGAAGATACAGTGCAAAATGAGAATATAAAAGCATAAGGCAAAAACAAAAATGCTGGCGAAAAAAAGATGAAAGGGAAAGTACAACTGAACAAATTTGGCCCGaaggcaattaaaattaaaaagccCGAAGGCGAGAGTATtgataacaaaataaaaatacaagCCCAACTTAGGACTGAACTTCTTCATCAGAGAGCTCCTCGTCCTCGCCGGATGAAACTTCAGTGTCCTCCACAACAACTGGGCCTATGGGATCCTCAAGGCTGCCGGCCAGCAGCTGCTTATAATCCCAGCTAGGGTTGAGCATTCGCGCGGTTCGGTCAGAAACTGAACCGAACTGAATTAACCGAAAACCGAATTACCATTTTTTGAAACCAAACTGAACCGAGTTAATATATAATTCGAACCGTAAACCAAACTAAAATATTTTGGTTTATTCAGTTCAGTTTTGAAActaaaatagttaaataaatcTTATTTTGCAAATTACAACTACAATTTACAAATAAAAAGAAAACCAAACAAAAAATAGCAAAAAATATTTTGAGAAGTTAAAATAAAAAGATGCATATTACAATCAGCAGTACAAATTAAACATGAACATCCAAAAGACCAAAACCATAGGtttacaaatttaaattatttcaacGTTTGCAATTTAGCTACTATAGACAGACTACAGTACTACTACTTTGAAAAATGAAAACATCAAAAATGAATAGTTGTTGCTTGCTGCATAACGCCACTGTCCTTTATTTCAGTCTTCGGCATTTGTCCTCTGGAGCAAGAAAATACTCCATGTTTAAAAAGGGCACTTAATTAAAAGACTACTACAACTTTGTGTGTGGTGAACTTTATAGAATTGTGACCACAGACTACTTAAAGTAAGGgtgaaattttatttattttgatctCTTAGCCTTAAATTGAACCCTGAGTAGTTGATTCACCTACATAGCATACTGAATACACGAAGCCTTATACATAATTTACCTATAACCCTAACTCCCTTAGTAGCACATAATTTAGGTAACCCATCAGTAAGGCAAGTCCCCTTTATTTTGCTACTGTTAATGAACTTTTTATATTACTATTAATGTAAATTAATACTGCTGTAGGCTGTTGTACCGCGACTATACTGTAGAACATAAATAAAATAACAACTGAACAAACATAATATTTAACATGAAAAACTACCTTGAATAAAAAGAACAAATGAGTACAAAGTACATGTACCTGGTCTGCTAGTCAAGGTGTATAACTGCATTATCACCATCTTGTTCACATTAAGATTCAGAGCAAAGAAGGCTGTAAAAAGAAATGCCATATTAACTGAATAAAAAATTCTAAACAAACATGGTAACTGGTAATATGTAATTAAAAAACATAAATGATATATATAAATGATATACCTTCTTTGAATTTTTCAAGATTATCTACATCATCTT
The sequence above is drawn from the Apium graveolens cultivar Ventura chromosome 2, ASM990537v1, whole genome shotgun sequence genome and encodes:
- the LOC141690930 gene encoding uncharacterized protein LOC141690930 — translated: MVSVLSPIPFAIWAIVFVGILPTSTRHAKYCIIIINYMTKWVEAKPLSAITEEVARKFFLEQIILRFRIPKKFSSVSHLQGNGAVEAANKVIFQGIKKRLGEAKRRWAEELPWVLWACRTTPRSSIRETPFRLAYGTDALVPVEVGLETYRTEIYEVEVNHFSIRARVDLLEEEREAAHQNNIKYLLQAAQYYNFGIKKRPFGIGDFVLREIYASIPMKQGKLQPNWEDPIK